From Rhodopseudomonas palustris, a single genomic window includes:
- a CDS encoding glycosyltransferase family 4 protein, with protein MRILIATDAWHPQVNGVVRTLTMMAEAAKSLGVEVVFLTPETFPTMALPSYPDLRIAIPNPIRVARLINAAQADCIHIATEGPIGLAARRYCRKRGLRFTTSFHTRFPEYVSARAPIPESWVWSLLRRFHGASHAVMAATPALADELRGRGFRNVVLWPRGVDGHLFHPREGADLGLPRPVFLSVGRVAVEKNLEAFLSLDLPGTKVVVGDGPARAALERDFPNAVFLGARQGDALAQVYAAADVFVFPSKTDTYGLVLLEALASGVPVAAYPVTGPRDVIGDEPVGVLSEDLHAACLGALEISREACLGFAADHTWEASAQAFIDNVRCVSMLDAARANPEGAKPHCLVA; from the coding sequence ATGCGTATCCTGATCGCGACGGACGCCTGGCACCCGCAGGTCAACGGCGTGGTGCGGACGCTGACGATGATGGCCGAGGCGGCGAAATCGCTCGGCGTCGAGGTCGTGTTCCTCACGCCCGAGACGTTTCCGACGATGGCGCTGCCGAGCTATCCAGACCTGCGGATTGCGATCCCCAATCCGATCCGCGTCGCGCGTCTGATCAACGCTGCGCAGGCCGATTGCATCCACATCGCCACCGAAGGGCCGATCGGGCTGGCGGCGCGGCGCTATTGCCGCAAGCGCGGCCTGCGCTTCACCACCAGCTTCCACACCCGCTTCCCCGAATACGTCTCGGCGCGGGCGCCGATCCCGGAGTCCTGGGTGTGGTCGCTGCTGCGCCGGTTTCACGGCGCCAGCCATGCGGTGATGGCGGCGACGCCGGCGCTCGCCGACGAGCTCCGCGGCCGCGGCTTCCGCAATGTCGTGCTGTGGCCGCGCGGCGTCGACGGGCATCTGTTTCACCCGCGCGAGGGCGCCGATCTCGGCCTGCCGCGGCCGGTGTTCCTGTCGGTCGGCCGTGTCGCGGTCGAGAAGAACCTCGAAGCCTTCCTGTCGCTCGATCTGCCCGGCACCAAGGTGGTGGTCGGCGACGGCCCGGCGCGGGCGGCGCTGGAGCGCGACTTTCCGAATGCGGTGTTCCTCGGCGCCAGACAGGGCGACGCCCTGGCGCAGGTCTATGCCGCCGCCGACGTGTTCGTATTTCCGAGCAAGACCGACACCTATGGGCTGGTGCTGCTCGAAGCGCTCGCCAGCGGCGTACCGGTCGCGGCCTATCCGGTGACCGGGCCGCGCGATGTGATCGGCGACGAGCCGGTCGGCGTGCTCAGCGAGGATCTGCACGCGGCGTGCCTCGGCGCGCTGGAGATCTCGCGGGAGGCGTGTCTCGGCTTTGCGGCCGATCACACCTGGGAAGCCTCGGCGCAGGCCTTCATCGACAACGTGCGCTGCGTGTCGATGCTGGATGCGGCCCGGGCCAACCCGGAAGGCGCCAAGCCGCACTGTCTGGTGGCCTGA
- a CDS encoding UDP-2,3-diacylglucosamine diphosphatase, whose protein sequence is MSDDGPERRFRTLFISDVHLGARGSQTNLLLDFLRVHDADTIYLVGDIIDGWALKSNWYWPQSHNDFVQKLLRKGRKGARIIYVPGNHDEFLRNYYGTHFGGIEVVENAIHTGADGRRYLVIHGDIFDLVVQNARWLAHVGDKAYDLAIRLNRIVNAFRRWFGVPYWSLSQWAKHKVKNAVNYIGAFEETLAQEARRHGTDGVICGHIHTAAIRDFHGINYMNCGDWVESCTALAEHEDGRFEIITWTDLLKRNLPVPTVAARAA, encoded by the coding sequence ATGAGCGATGACGGTCCGGAACGGCGCTTTCGCACCCTATTCATTTCCGATGTTCATCTCGGTGCACGAGGATCGCAGACCAACCTGCTGCTCGATTTTCTCCGCGTCCATGATGCCGACACCATCTATCTGGTCGGCGACATCATCGACGGCTGGGCACTGAAGTCGAACTGGTACTGGCCGCAGTCGCACAACGACTTCGTGCAGAAGCTGCTGCGCAAGGGCCGCAAGGGCGCGCGCATCATCTACGTGCCGGGCAACCACGACGAGTTCCTGCGCAACTACTACGGCACCCATTTCGGCGGCATCGAAGTCGTCGAGAACGCGATCCACACCGGCGCCGACGGCCGGCGCTATCTGGTGATCCACGGCGATATCTTCGATCTGGTGGTGCAGAACGCGCGCTGGCTCGCCCATGTCGGCGACAAGGCCTACGACCTCGCGATCCGGCTCAACCGCATCGTCAATGCGTTCCGCCGCTGGTTCGGTGTGCCGTATTGGTCGCTGTCGCAATGGGCCAAGCACAAGGTCAAGAACGCGGTGAACTACATCGGCGCGTTCGAAGAGACGCTGGCGCAGGAGGCCCGCCGCCACGGCACCGACGGGGTGATCTGCGGCCACATCCACACCGCCGCGATCCGCGACTTCCACGGCATCAATTACATGAACTGCGGCGACTGGGTCGAAAGCTGCACCGCGCTCGCCGAGCACGAGGACGGCCGGTTCGAGATCATCACCTGGACCGATTTGCTGAAGCGCAATCTGCCGGTGCCGACGGTCGCGGCGCGGGCCGCCTGA
- a CDS encoding class I SAM-dependent methyltransferase, whose amino-acid sequence MTPDLDKSLIETAYARWAPIYDAVCGPVMVKGRRAAAAEARAHGGKILEVGVGTGLSFDDYDASTEITGIDLCEPMLEKARAKMASGRYPWVKDVRQMDAHAMEFDDATFDCVVAQFVITLVANPEQVLSECHRVVKPGGRIILVNHLYSEVGVAAAVERWAAQKTRALGLRPEFPFARLQAWAQATSDAILVERRKLKPFGIYTLVCFERTVTPMAA is encoded by the coding sequence ATGACGCCCGATCTCGACAAGTCCCTGATTGAAACCGCCTACGCCCGCTGGGCTCCGATCTACGACGCGGTGTGCGGACCGGTGATGGTGAAGGGACGGCGTGCGGCGGCTGCGGAAGCGCGCGCGCACGGTGGTAAGATCCTCGAGGTCGGTGTTGGTACCGGACTGTCGTTCGACGACTACGACGCCTCGACCGAAATTACCGGTATCGATCTGTGCGAGCCGATGCTGGAGAAGGCGCGTGCCAAGATGGCGTCCGGCCGCTATCCGTGGGTCAAGGACGTGCGCCAGATGGATGCGCACGCGATGGAGTTCGACGACGCGACGTTCGATTGCGTCGTGGCGCAGTTCGTCATCACGCTGGTGGCCAATCCGGAGCAGGTACTTTCGGAGTGTCATCGCGTGGTCAAGCCCGGCGGCCGCATCATCCTGGTCAATCATCTGTACTCTGAAGTCGGCGTGGCCGCCGCGGTCGAGCGCTGGGCGGCGCAGAAGACCCGCGCGCTGGGTCTCCGTCCTGAATTTCCGTTCGCGCGGCTGCAGGCCTGGGCACAGGCCACCTCCGACGCGATCCTGGTCGAGCGGCGTAAGCTGAAGCCGTTCGGCATCTACACGCTGGTGTGTTTCGAGCGGACTGTCACGCCGATGGCGGCCTGA
- the thiD gene encoding bifunctional hydroxymethylpyrimidine kinase/phosphomethylpyrimidine kinase produces the protein MAIPIALTIAGSDSGGGAGIQADLKSFSANRVYGASVITALTAQNTRGVTAIHDVPADFVTAQIDAVFSDLAVAATKIGMVAQRGVIAAIADGLDRWHAANVVLDPVMVATSGDRLIADDCVEALHTALIPRARIITPNLPEAAALLDEPVATDPAAIEGQGRRLLALGCEAVLIKGGHGTGPTSTDYLFVGTEVQALAAPRIVTNNTHGTGCSLSSAIAANLAKGQSLQAAVADAKQWVSAAIAAADRLSVGHGHGPIHHFHGFD, from the coding sequence ATGGCCATTCCGATCGCACTCACCATCGCCGGCTCCGACTCCGGAGGAGGCGCCGGCATTCAGGCCGATCTCAAGTCGTTTTCCGCGAACCGGGTCTATGGCGCCTCGGTGATCACCGCGCTGACGGCGCAGAACACCCGCGGCGTCACCGCGATCCACGACGTGCCGGCCGATTTCGTCACCGCGCAGATCGATGCGGTGTTCAGCGATCTGGCCGTCGCCGCCACCAAGATCGGGATGGTGGCGCAGCGCGGCGTGATCGCGGCGATCGCCGACGGGCTGGACCGCTGGCACGCCGCCAACGTCGTGCTCGATCCGGTGATGGTTGCGACCTCCGGTGACCGGCTGATCGCCGACGACTGCGTCGAGGCGCTGCACACGGCGCTGATCCCGCGCGCCCGCATCATCACGCCGAACCTGCCGGAAGCCGCCGCGCTGCTCGACGAGCCGGTCGCCACAGATCCGGCCGCGATCGAGGGGCAGGGACGGCGGCTGCTCGCGCTCGGCTGCGAAGCGGTGTTGATCAAGGGCGGCCATGGAACCGGCCCGACCAGCACCGATTACCTGTTTGTTGGAACCGAGGTGCAGGCGCTCGCCGCGCCGCGGATCGTGACGAACAACACCCACGGCACCGGCTGCTCGCTGTCATCGGCGATCGCCGCCAACCTCGCCAAAGGCCAGTCATTGCAGGCCGCTGTGGCCGATGCCAAGCAATGGGTCAGCGCCGCGATCGCGGCGGCGGATCGGTTGTCGGTCGGGCACGGCCACGGCCCGATCCATCATTTCCACGGCTTCGACTAA
- a CDS encoding Lrp/AsnC ligand binding domain-containing protein produces MVPFFVQIKCQLGQSYAVANAIAEAEIASEIYSTAGDYDLLVKFYVDRSTDIGHFVADKVQVVPGIKDTHTIITFKAFGPK; encoded by the coding sequence ATGGTGCCGTTTTTCGTCCAGATCAAATGCCAGCTCGGCCAGTCCTACGCCGTCGCCAACGCGATCGCCGAAGCCGAGATCGCCTCGGAGATCTATTCCACCGCCGGCGATTACGACCTGCTGGTGAAGTTCTACGTCGACCGCTCGACCGATATCGGCCATTTCGTCGCCGACAAGGTCCAGGTGGTCCCCGGCATCAAGGACACCCACACCATCATCACCTTCAAGGCATTCGGCCCGAAGTGA
- a CDS encoding c-type cytochrome, which translates to MARTIGAVILIAAIIAVAAFWLLTMPATVPADRLPARTANLENGRTAFYAGGCAECHATPQQDDRTKLGGGLGLKSEFGTFYVPNISPDPNDGIGKWTEAEFVSAVMRGTAPGGVHLYPAFPYPSYAHARLDDVRDLFAYIKTLPEVAGRAPPNEVPFPFNIRRAVGLWKLLFFDDTPFTPDPAQSAQWNRGAYLVNSFGHCAECHSPRNALGGIVASQRFAGGPDPEGKGWVPNITQKGLGDWSAGDIAYFLETGMTPEGDSAGGSMAQVIRNTSQLGKDDREAIAAYLKSLPPVQGPVRSPRKAKAG; encoded by the coding sequence GTGGCCAGGACAATCGGAGCTGTCATTCTGATTGCGGCGATCATCGCGGTCGCTGCGTTCTGGCTGCTCACCATGCCGGCCACGGTGCCGGCCGACCGTCTGCCGGCGCGCACCGCCAATCTGGAGAACGGCCGCACCGCGTTCTACGCGGGCGGCTGTGCCGAATGCCACGCCACCCCGCAGCAGGACGATCGCACGAAGCTCGGCGGCGGGCTGGGGCTGAAGTCCGAGTTCGGCACATTCTACGTGCCGAACATCTCGCCAGATCCGAACGACGGCATCGGCAAATGGACCGAGGCGGAATTCGTCAGCGCGGTGATGCGGGGCACGGCGCCGGGCGGCGTACATCTTTATCCGGCGTTTCCGTATCCGTCTTACGCGCACGCGCGGCTCGACGACGTCCGCGACCTGTTCGCCTACATCAAAACGCTGCCCGAGGTGGCCGGCCGGGCGCCGCCGAACGAGGTGCCGTTCCCGTTTAACATCCGCCGCGCGGTCGGGCTGTGGAAACTGCTGTTCTTCGACGACACGCCGTTCACGCCCGATCCGGCGCAATCGGCGCAGTGGAATCGCGGCGCTTATCTCGTCAATAGCTTCGGCCACTGTGCCGAGTGCCACAGCCCGCGCAATGCGCTCGGCGGCATCGTGGCGTCGCAGCGTTTCGCCGGCGGGCCCGATCCCGAAGGCAAGGGCTGGGTGCCGAACATCACCCAGAAGGGGCTCGGCGACTGGAGCGCCGGCGACATCGCCTATTTCCTCGAGACCGGCATGACGCCGGAAGGCGACAGCGCCGGCGGCTCGATGGCGCAGGTGATCCGCAACACCTCGCAGCTCGGCAAGGACGACCGCGAGGCGATCGCGGCCTATCTCAAGTCGCTGCCGCCGGTGCAGGGGCCGGTCCGGTCGCCGCGCAAGGCCAAAGCCGGGTGA
- a CDS encoding c-type cytochrome: MLRTVIVAGALVLTASAVMAQQDLVDKTQKLMKDNGRNMMVLGAIAKGEKPYDQAAVDAALKQFDETAKDLPKLFPDSVKGLRAFDSKYSASPKIWTERAKFDTEIADFAKAVDGAKGKVKDVDTLKAAMQPIGKACGSCHENFRQKEG, from the coding sequence ATGTTACGAACTGTGATCGTTGCCGGAGCCCTGGTGCTGACGGCGAGCGCCGTGATGGCGCAGCAGGATCTGGTCGACAAGACCCAGAAACTGATGAAGGACAACGGACGGAACATGATGGTGCTCGGCGCCATCGCCAAGGGCGAGAAACCTTACGATCAGGCCGCAGTGGATGCGGCGCTCAAGCAGTTCGACGAGACCGCCAAGGATCTGCCCAAGCTGTTTCCGGACAGCGTCAAAGGCCTGAGGGCGTTCGACAGCAAGTACAGCGCCTCGCCGAAAATCTGGACCGAGCGCGCCAAATTCGACACCGAGATCGCCGACTTCGCCAAGGCGGTCGACGGCGCCAAGGGCAAGGTCAAGGACGTCGACACCTTGAAGGCGGCGATGCAGCCGATCGGCAAAGCGTGCGGAAGCTGCCACGAGAACTTCCGCCAGAAGGAAGGCTAA
- a CDS encoding xanthine dehydrogenase family protein molybdopterin-binding subunit, with protein MAPTKLAPTKFGVGQSVLRKEDDPLIRGKGRYTDDVAPVSSAHALMLRSPHAHATFKLDASAARALPGVLAILTADDVADLGGLPCLFNLPDRPFKGPDYPILARDEVRHVGDAIAFVVADTLAHARDALEAIAVEWTPLPAVVGAANAVKPGAPQVWPDHAGNVLFDAGIGDKTATEQAFAKAHAIAEIRIVNPRIVTNYMETRAAVCEYDAKRDHFTLTVGSQGSHRLRDILCQTVLKIPVEKMRVVCPDVGGGFGTKLFPYREYALLAVAAKKLRKTVKWTADRGDHFVGDSQGRDNVTTARMALAEDGRFLGMDVDLIGDVGAYLSTFGPYIPYGGAGMLPGLYDIQAFHCRIRTVFTHTVPVDAYRGAGRPEAAYVVERLVDACARKLAMSPDAIRRKNFIPPRKLPYKTATGKVYDSGDFAAHLKRAMEIGDWKDFGKRAKAARKQGLVRGIGLASYVEVCGTMGEETAKVVLDPDGDITVLIGTQSSGQGHQTAYAQIVAEQFGVPQERVRVVQGDTDRIATGLGTGGSASIPSGGVSVQRATHQLGEQLREIAADALETSAADLEISDGTIRIAGTDRSISFADLAKRPGVDPAKLDASATFSSADGTYPNGTHLVEIELDPATGRIRIVNYVIVDDFGVTLNPLLLAGQVHGGTIQGIGQALMEQAVYNAEDGQLVTGSFMDYALPRAADGAPITFETHNVPCATNPMGVKGAGEAGAIGSCPAVMNAIIDALWREYRIEHIDMPATPERVWMAIREHERLHRL; from the coding sequence ATGGCTCCCACCAAGTTGGCTCCCACCAAGTTCGGCGTCGGCCAGAGCGTGCTGCGCAAAGAGGACGATCCGCTGATCCGCGGCAAGGGCCGCTACACCGACGACGTGGCTCCGGTGTCGTCCGCGCACGCGCTGATGCTGCGCTCGCCGCATGCCCATGCCACCTTCAAGCTCGATGCGAGCGCAGCCCGCGCGCTGCCCGGCGTGCTGGCGATCCTGACGGCGGACGACGTCGCCGATCTCGGCGGCCTGCCGTGCCTGTTCAATCTGCCGGACAGGCCGTTCAAGGGACCGGACTATCCGATCCTGGCGCGCGACGAGGTTCGCCACGTCGGCGACGCGATCGCGTTCGTGGTCGCCGACACGCTGGCCCATGCCCGCGATGCACTGGAGGCGATCGCGGTCGAGTGGACGCCGCTTCCCGCAGTGGTCGGCGCCGCCAATGCGGTCAAGCCCGGTGCCCCGCAGGTATGGCCGGATCATGCCGGCAACGTGCTGTTCGATGCCGGCATCGGCGACAAGACCGCGACCGAACAGGCGTTTGCCAAGGCCCATGCGATCGCCGAAATCCGCATCGTCAATCCGCGCATCGTCACCAACTACATGGAAACCCGCGCGGCGGTCTGCGAATACGACGCCAAGCGCGATCACTTCACGCTGACGGTCGGCAGCCAGGGTAGTCACCGGCTGCGCGATATCCTGTGCCAGACCGTGTTGAAGATCCCGGTCGAGAAGATGCGGGTGGTCTGTCCGGATGTCGGCGGCGGTTTCGGCACCAAGCTGTTTCCGTATCGCGAATACGCGCTGCTCGCGGTCGCCGCCAAGAAGCTGCGCAAGACGGTGAAGTGGACCGCCGATCGCGGCGATCATTTCGTCGGCGACTCGCAGGGGCGCGACAACGTCACCACGGCGCGGATGGCGCTCGCCGAAGACGGCAGGTTTCTCGGGATGGATGTCGACCTGATCGGCGACGTCGGCGCCTATCTGTCGACCTTTGGACCCTACATTCCCTACGGCGGTGCCGGCATGCTGCCGGGGCTGTACGACATCCAGGCGTTCCACTGCCGGATCCGCACCGTGTTCACCCACACCGTGCCGGTCGATGCCTATCGCGGTGCGGGCCGTCCCGAAGCGGCCTATGTGGTCGAGCGTCTGGTCGATGCCTGCGCGCGCAAATTGGCGATGTCGCCGGACGCGATCCGGCGCAAGAACTTCATCCCTCCGCGCAAGCTCCCCTACAAGACCGCGACCGGCAAGGTGTACGACTCCGGCGACTTCGCCGCGCATCTGAAGCGTGCGATGGAGATCGGCGACTGGAAGGATTTTGGCAAGCGCGCCAAGGCTGCCAGGAAGCAGGGGCTGGTCCGAGGCATCGGGCTCGCCTCTTATGTCGAGGTCTGCGGCACCATGGGCGAGGAAACCGCCAAGGTGGTACTGGATCCGGACGGCGACATCACCGTGCTGATCGGCACGCAGTCGAGCGGTCAGGGCCACCAGACCGCCTATGCGCAGATCGTCGCCGAGCAGTTCGGCGTGCCGCAGGAGCGGGTGCGGGTGGTGCAGGGCGACACCGATCGGATCGCGACCGGGCTCGGCACCGGCGGTTCGGCCTCGATCCCGTCCGGCGGCGTCAGCGTGCAGCGCGCCACCCATCAGCTCGGCGAGCAGCTTCGCGAGATCGCGGCCGACGCGCTGGAGACCAGCGCCGCCGATCTCGAAATCAGCGACGGCACGATCCGGATCGCCGGCACCGACCGCTCGATCAGCTTCGCCGATCTCGCCAAGCGGCCCGGCGTCGATCCGGCCAAACTCGACGCCAGCGCAACCTTCTCCAGTGCCGACGGCACCTATCCGAACGGCACGCATCTGGTCGAGATCGAGCTCGATCCGGCGACCGGCAGGATCAGGATCGTCAACTACGTGATCGTCGACGATTTCGGCGTGACGCTGAATCCGCTGCTGCTCGCCGGCCAGGTTCACGGCGGCACCATTCAGGGGATCGGTCAGGCGCTGATGGAGCAGGCTGTTTACAACGCCGAGGACGGCCAGCTCGTCACCGGCTCGTTCATGGACTACGCGCTGCCGCGCGCGGCCGATGGCGCGCCCATCACCTTCGAGACCCACAACGTGCCGTGCGCCACCAATCCGATGGGGGTGAAGGGCGCGGGCGAAGCCGGCGCGATCGGCTCGTGCCCGGCGGTGATGAACGCGATCATCGACGCGCTGTGGCGGGAATACCGGATCGAGCACATCGACATGCCGGCGACGCCCGAGCGAGTGTGGATGGCGATCCGCGAGCACGAGCGCCTGCATCGTCTGTGA
- a CDS encoding carbamoyltransferase family protein — translation MSRQHTYVLGLNTYDHDVSACLLRDGEIAFGIAKERITREKHASGFYREVIDYCLNAEGITMADVDLVVRNCYILPVPEMEDRLVFQDMPGFLPEYERGEATRHPLFRNHTNKVATISHHLAHAYSAFAPCPFEEGVVMIVDGVGSYRADVDEPFPGDDASPLARESESYYKFRGTKLECLKKVWMEPERGFLSDEFYNMPGLGAYYSRASTYVFGDWNKCGELMGLAPYGRPGAMPPMLQFEGGKLTVPRWTPELNQPYIMDSAGKWEDNPSMRHWEDLAWRVQDDTERVLLERARWLRETTGAKNLCIAGGVALNCVANGRIAREAGFENVWIQPAAGDDGIAIGCAYYGHLVIQQKQRGFEMKHAYIGRPYSDAEVEEATQRFFVKPQINIVRSSEVYKETARLLADQKVIGWFQGRSEFGPRALGHRSLLADPRNAEMKDILNSRVKHRQPFRPFAPIVLKERADEIFEGKGDSPFMLMAKPVAPAWRDRIPAVVHVDGSARVQTVDEETAPDLYYILKEFEALTGVPVLVNTSFNIKGEPIVETPRDAMACFLTTGIDHLVMHDTIVSKNKAHRFINPVLQVYSDVTNLVRSTTAA, via the coding sequence ATGTCCCGTCAGCACACCTACGTCCTCGGCCTCAACACCTACGATCACGACGTCAGCGCCTGCCTGCTCCGCGACGGCGAAATCGCCTTCGGCATCGCCAAGGAGCGCATCACCCGCGAGAAGCACGCATCAGGCTTCTACAGGGAAGTGATCGACTATTGCCTGAACGCCGAAGGCATCACCATGGCGGACGTCGATCTGGTGGTGCGCAATTGCTACATCCTGCCGGTGCCGGAGATGGAGGACCGGCTGGTGTTTCAGGACATGCCGGGCTTTCTGCCGGAATACGAGCGCGGCGAGGCCACCAGGCATCCGCTGTTCCGCAACCACACCAACAAGGTCGCGACGATCTCGCACCACCTCGCGCACGCCTACAGCGCGTTCGCGCCGTGCCCGTTCGAGGAAGGCGTGGTGATGATCGTCGACGGCGTCGGCAGCTACCGGGCCGATGTCGACGAACCCTTTCCCGGCGACGATGCCTCGCCGCTCGCCCGCGAATCCGAGAGCTACTACAAATTCAGAGGCACCAAACTGGAATGCCTGAAGAAGGTCTGGATGGAGCCGGAGCGCGGCTTCCTCAGCGACGAGTTCTACAACATGCCGGGCCTTGGGGCGTATTACAGCCGCGCCTCGACTTACGTGTTCGGCGACTGGAACAAATGCGGCGAGCTGATGGGACTGGCGCCTTACGGCCGCCCCGGCGCGATGCCGCCGATGCTGCAGTTCGAGGGTGGCAAGCTCACGGTGCCGCGCTGGACGCCCGAGCTGAACCAGCCCTACATCATGGACAGCGCCGGCAAATGGGAAGACAACCCGTCGATGCGGCACTGGGAAGACCTCGCCTGGCGGGTGCAGGACGACACCGAGCGCGTGCTGCTGGAACGGGCGCGCTGGCTGCGCGAGACCACCGGCGCCAAGAACCTGTGCATCGCCGGCGGCGTTGCTCTGAACTGCGTCGCCAATGGCCGGATCGCGCGCGAAGCCGGCTTCGAGAACGTGTGGATTCAGCCGGCCGCCGGCGATGACGGCATCGCGATCGGCTGTGCCTATTACGGCCATCTGGTGATCCAGCAGAAACAGCGCGGCTTCGAAATGAAGCACGCCTATATCGGCCGGCCGTATTCGGACGCCGAGGTCGAGGAAGCGACGCAGCGGTTCTTCGTCAAGCCGCAGATCAACATCGTCCGCTCCAGCGAGGTCTACAAGGAGACCGCGCGGCTGCTCGCCGACCAGAAGGTGATCGGCTGGTTCCAGGGCCGCTCGGAATTCGGCCCCCGCGCGCTCGGCCATCGCAGCCTGCTGGCCGATCCGCGCAACGCCGAAATGAAGGACATTCTCAACAGCCGGGTGAAGCATCGCCAGCCGTTCCGCCCGTTCGCGCCGATCGTCCTCAAGGAGCGCGCCGACGAGATCTTCGAGGGCAAGGGCGACTCGCCGTTCATGCTGATGGCCAAACCGGTGGCGCCGGCGTGGCGCGACAGGATTCCGGCGGTGGTCCACGTCGACGGCTCGGCCCGGGTGCAGACGGTGGACGAAGAGACCGCGCCCGACCTCTATTACATCCTGAAGGAGTTCGAAGCGCTGACCGGCGTCCCGGTGCTGGTCAACACCTCGTTCAACATCAAGGGCGAGCCGATCGTCGAGACGCCGCGCGACGCGATGGCCTGCTTCCTGACCACCGGCATCGACCATCTGGTGATGCACGACACCATCGTGTCGAAGAACAAGGCGCACCGCTTCATCAATCCGGTGCTGCAGGTGTATTCCGACGTCACCAATCTGGTGCGATCGACCACCGCGGCGTGA
- the murJ gene encoding murein biosynthesis integral membrane protein MurJ — protein sequence MLKRIFTVGGFTLLSRLTGFARDIILAAILGAGPVADAFFVALRLPNHFRAIFAEGAFNAAFVPAYAHVHGEKGEQSAKLFANRIFTLLFVSQLVLLAVALAFMPQMMSILAPGFTDEPEQRGLAIELTRITFPYLLLITLVTLYGGILNVMQRFASAAAASIFLNISMMATLALAAFFPSAGHAAAWGVLISGVLQYLLLAGDLSLHGGLPRFARPKLDEDVRGFFRALGPATIGSMGTQIAMFADTIIATFLPVGALSALYYADRLYQLPIGVIGIAIGTVLLPEMSRQLTAGDDSGARASQRRAFEFALLFSVPFVAAFLTVPDVIMRALFARGAFSSADALAAGATLAAYAAALVPAVMIRSAVAPFYARKDTATPVKAALIGIGVNVVLKFLLMGPLAQVGLALATAAGTWINLLLVMGFSIRAGYFVFDRELVRAVLKFAVTGLVLAAGLWLAAWLSAPHLAQLPALRSEAALGLLIGVGAVTYGAALLILFGPRAIKRLLRG from the coding sequence ATGCTCAAGCGCATCTTCACCGTCGGCGGCTTCACTTTGCTGTCGCGCCTGACAGGTTTCGCCCGCGACATCATCCTGGCGGCGATCCTCGGCGCCGGTCCGGTGGCAGATGCGTTCTTCGTCGCGCTGCGGCTGCCCAATCATTTCCGGGCGATTTTCGCCGAGGGGGCGTTCAACGCCGCCTTCGTGCCGGCCTATGCGCATGTCCACGGCGAGAAGGGCGAACAATCCGCCAAGCTGTTCGCGAACCGCATCTTCACGCTGCTGTTCGTCTCGCAGCTCGTGCTGCTCGCGGTCGCGCTCGCCTTCATGCCGCAGATGATGAGCATCCTGGCGCCGGGCTTCACCGACGAGCCGGAGCAGCGGGGGCTCGCGATCGAGCTGACGCGGATCACTTTCCCTTATTTGCTGCTGATTACGTTGGTGACGCTGTATGGCGGCATCCTCAACGTGATGCAGCGCTTCGCCTCGGCGGCCGCCGCCTCGATCTTTCTCAACATCTCGATGATGGCGACGCTGGCGCTCGCGGCGTTCTTCCCGAGCGCCGGCCATGCGGCCGCCTGGGGCGTGCTGATCTCCGGCGTGCTGCAGTATCTCCTGCTCGCCGGCGACCTGTCGCTGCACGGCGGCCTGCCGCGGTTCGCCAGGCCGAAGCTCGATGAGGACGTTCGCGGATTCTTCCGCGCGCTCGGGCCGGCGACGATCGGCTCGATGGGTACCCAGATCGCGATGTTCGCCGACACGATCATCGCCACCTTCTTGCCGGTCGGAGCGCTGTCGGCGCTGTACTACGCCGACCGGCTGTACCAGTTGCCGATCGGCGTCATCGGCATCGCGATCGGCACCGTGCTGCTGCCGGAGATGTCGCGCCAGCTCACCGCCGGAGACGATTCCGGCGCAAGGGCGTCGCAGCGCCGCGCCTTCGAGTTCGCGCTGCTGTTCTCGGTGCCGTTCGTCGCGGCGTTCCTGACCGTGCCGGACGTGATCATGCGGGCGCTGTTCGCCCGCGGCGCGTTCTCCAGCGCCGATGCGCTGGCGGCCGGGGCGACGCTGGCGGCCTATGCGGCGGCGCTGGTGCCCGCGGTGATGATCCGCAGCGCGGTGGCGCCGTTCTACGCCCGCAAGGACACCGCGACACCGGTGAAGGCGGCGCTGATCGGCATCGGCGTCAATGTGGTGCTGAAGTTCCTGCTGATGGGCCCGCTGGCGCAGGTCGGCCTCGCGCTCGCCACTGCCGCCGGCACCTGGATCAATCTGCTGCTGGTGATGGGCTTCTCGATCCGCGCCGGCTATTTCGTGTTCGATCGCGAGCTGGTGCGCGCGGTGCTGAAGTTCGCCGTCACCGGCCTCGTGCTCGCCGCCGGGCTGTGGCTGGCCGCGTGGCTGTCGGCACCGCATCTGGCGCAGCTCCCGGCGCTGCGCAGCGAGGCCGCGCTGGGGCTGCTGATCGGCGTCGGCGCCGTGACCTACGGCGCCGCGCTGCTGATCCTGTTCGGGCCGCGCGCGATCAAGCGGCTGCTGCGCGGCTGA